The following are encoded in a window of Bacteroidales bacterium genomic DNA:
- a CDS encoding sigma-54 dependent transcriptional regulator, producing the protein MYITWRNVIFIHKVSGRPMQKILIIDDDTYICKLLDNFLAKSGYKTETAFSGASAAKLITRNTYDLVISDYRLPDRDGFHVLEQVRKKNHQTPVIIMTAYKELETAIKLIKAGAYDYITKPLIPEELLGLIREALQKEQKKETSLSFEQGFIRGESRIFMETMEHVEIVSPVDLTVIIEGETGAGKEYVARAVHYNSERKKGPFLAVDCGALPKGVVNSELFGHVKGSFTGATFDKKGLFEQADGGTLFLDEISNLDAENQMKLLRVLQEKTVTRIGDSLPVRVDLRLIVASNEDLLAEVGKGKIREDLYHRLNEFKIRVPPLREREQDILLLADAFIREAAGRFGKEVKGYDNRVKEVLLKYHWPGNVRELKNVITRAALLATEDTLTLELIPDEVKTGHALQGPGDHGKRGELKEVNLKDAAIQAEKEAIIRALLRARYNKSEAARILNIDRKTLYNKIRQFKISPIDLG; encoded by the coding sequence ATGTACATTACATGGAGAAATGTTATCTTTATCCATAAGGTATCGGGCCGGCCCATGCAAAAGATCCTGATCATAGACGATGACACCTATATCTGCAAGTTGCTGGACAATTTCCTGGCGAAAAGCGGATATAAGACCGAAACCGCTTTTTCGGGAGCCTCGGCAGCAAAGCTGATTACCCGGAACACCTATGACCTGGTTATCAGTGATTACCGGCTTCCCGACCGTGACGGATTCCATGTCCTGGAACAGGTCAGGAAGAAGAACCACCAGACGCCGGTCATCATCATGACTGCTTACAAGGAACTTGAGACTGCCATAAAGCTTATTAAGGCAGGAGCCTATGACTATATCACCAAGCCCCTGATCCCGGAGGAACTGCTCGGACTGATCCGGGAAGCCCTTCAAAAGGAGCAGAAAAAGGAAACATCTCTCTCTTTTGAACAGGGATTCATCCGGGGCGAAAGCAGAATCTTCATGGAAACCATGGAGCATGTGGAGATCGTCTCGCCGGTGGATTTGACCGTCATCATAGAGGGGGAAACAGGGGCCGGGAAAGAATATGTGGCCAGGGCCGTTCATTACAACAGTGAGCGGAAGAAAGGGCCTTTTTTGGCCGTGGATTGCGGGGCCCTGCCCAAAGGAGTGGTGAACAGCGAATTGTTTGGTCATGTAAAAGGCTCTTTTACAGGGGCAACTTTTGATAAGAAGGGTTTGTTCGAGCAAGCCGACGGGGGCACTCTTTTTCTGGACGAAATCTCTAACCTGGATGCGGAAAATCAGATGAAGCTGCTCCGCGTGTTGCAGGAAAAAACGGTGACCAGGATCGGTGACAGCTTGCCTGTCAGGGTGGACCTGCGGCTTATTGTTGCTTCCAATGAAGACTTGCTGGCAGAGGTCGGGAAAGGGAAAATCCGGGAAGATCTTTATCATCGCCTGAATGAATTCAAAATCAGGGTACCGCCCCTGCGTGAGAGGGAACAGGATATTTTATTGCTTGCAGACGCGTTTATCCGGGAAGCAGCCGGGAGGTTTGGAAAGGAGGTGAAGGGATATGACAACCGGGTGAAAGAGGTGCTCCTGAAATACCACTGGCCGGGAAATGTGAGGGAATTGAAGAATGTAATCACCCGGGCAGCCCTTCTGGCCACAGAGGATACTCTCACCCTGGAGCTGATCCCGGATGAGGTGAAAACCGGGCATGCCCTGCAGGGTCCGGGCGACCATGGCAAGCGGGGTGAGCTGAAGGAAGTCAACCTGAAAGATGCCGCTATACAGGCTGAAAAGGAAGCGATCATCCGGGCCCTGCTCAGAGCCCGATACAATAAATCCGAGGCGGCCCGCATTCTGAATATAGACCGTAAGACGCTCTACAACAAGATCAGGCAGTTCAAAATCTCCCCCATTGACTTAGGCTGA
- a CDS encoding DNA starvation/stationary phase protection protein — protein sequence MNLAKTEKRTFAKLGYTHMDTAEIVSNLNRILAHYSVYYQKIRNFHWNLIGPDFFELYEQFGNMYLRASSETDEIAERIRLFDKFPLSTMAEYLELSKIEEQEPPVSSFEMVKIVISDIRTLIDLLEQAVQSARLINDLGSERMLISFIQHFEKDHWMLTAWSKKGK from the coding sequence ATGAATTTAGCAAAAACAGAAAAGAGAACATTTGCAAAGCTGGGATACACGCATATGGATACCGCTGAGATCGTAAGCAATCTGAACAGGATCCTGGCGCATTATTCCGTTTATTATCAGAAAATCAGGAATTTCCACTGGAACCTGATCGGTCCTGATTTTTTTGAGCTGTATGAGCAGTTCGGGAACATGTACCTCAGGGCTTCCTCAGAGACGGATGAAATCGCCGAACGCATCAGGCTGTTCGATAAATTCCCCCTTTCGACCATGGCTGAATATCTCGAGCTATCTAAAATCGAGGAACAGGAGCCTCCTGTCTCCTCGTTTGAAATGGTAAAGATCGTCATTAGTGACATCCGCACCCTCATTGACCTGCTCGAGCAGGCTGTGCAATCAGCACGGCTGATCAATGATTTAGGTTCGGAACGAATGCTGATTTCTTTTATCCAGCATTTCGAAAAGGATCACTGGATGCTCACAGCCTGGTCAAAAAAGGGTAAATAA
- a CDS encoding glutathione peroxidase, with amino-acid sequence MMMGTGFAQTSFYDFTVKDISGNDFPLSQLKGKKVLVVNTASKCGFTPQYEGLQELYEKYGEDDFMIIGFPANNFMKQEPGSNEEIATFCQKNYGVSFPMMSKISVKGDDQHPLYRWLTSKSENGVENSKVTWNFQKYMIDEEGQLAGHLAPTTKPDNEKLVSWIVN; translated from the coding sequence ATGATGATGGGTACAGGATTTGCACAGACCAGTTTTTACGACTTTACGGTCAAAGATATTTCGGGGAACGATTTTCCCCTTTCGCAGTTGAAAGGCAAAAAGGTGCTGGTGGTGAATACCGCATCCAAATGCGGTTTTACGCCTCAGTATGAAGGCTTGCAGGAACTTTACGAAAAATACGGGGAAGATGATTTTATGATCATCGGATTTCCTGCCAATAATTTTATGAAGCAGGAACCCGGGTCCAATGAGGAAATAGCCACATTCTGCCAGAAAAATTATGGAGTGAGCTTCCCGATGATGAGTAAGATCTCAGTCAAGGGCGATGATCAGCATCCGCTTTACCGGTGGTTGACATCCAAAAGCGAAAATGGGGTAGAGAATAGCAAGGTCACCTGGAACTTCCAGAAGTATATGATCGACGAAGAGGGACAGCTGGCTGGACATTTGGCACCCACGACGAAACCGGATAATGAAAAGCTGGTCAGCTGGATTGTTAACTGA
- a CDS encoding LytTR family DNA-binding domain-containing protein, translating into MKRPLRNLYLVVLVGVVLSIGHYFFQGKESFLQVLLIQVFTAFNIGFPLMIIIFNKHTFYGKRSRLGEIALLLLSFAVLALLASELENIFRFFIRNHSSYSPFSNPEFYLANTVITSVLGFTFYYVSDAPTKSGKVSPPPFSLRKPATRLDRIPVRYKRETLLVELDSVLYIEAYDNYAFVFRTNGEKLLCNYSLGYMEPVLDHAFIRIHRKHLVNKQKIRSLSKHTHKRYKVRLNDDRTELVSSAGYSEQIRELLEI; encoded by the coding sequence ATGAAAAGGCCGCTCAGGAATCTGTACCTGGTCGTCCTGGTGGGTGTTGTTCTGTCCATCGGTCACTATTTTTTTCAGGGAAAGGAATCCTTTCTGCAGGTGCTGCTGATTCAGGTTTTCACCGCCTTTAATATCGGGTTTCCGCTAATGATTATCATCTTCAACAAGCACACCTTCTATGGTAAGCGGTCCAGACTGGGGGAGATCGCCCTCCTCCTGTTAAGCTTCGCAGTGCTGGCTTTGCTGGCATCCGAACTGGAGAATATATTTCGTTTTTTCATCCGGAACCACAGCTCCTATTCCCCCTTCAGCAATCCGGAGTTTTATCTGGCCAACACCGTAATCACTTCGGTACTGGGATTTACATTCTACTATGTATCAGATGCTCCGACAAAGTCCGGGAAGGTCTCCCCACCTCCATTTTCTTTACGGAAACCGGCCACCCGTCTGGACAGAATACCCGTCCGGTACAAGCGGGAAACACTCCTGGTGGAACTGGACAGCGTACTTTACATCGAAGCCTATGACAATTATGCTTTTGTGTTTCGCACCAACGGGGAAAAATTATTGTGCAATTATTCGCTGGGCTACATGGAACCGGTACTGGATCATGCCTTTATTCGTATCCACAGAAAACACCTGGTAAACAAGCAGAAAATCCGGTCCCTTTCAAAACATACTCATAAGCGGTATAAAGTCCGACTGAATGATGATCGCACAGAACTGGTCAGCAGTGCCGGTTACTCGGAACAGATCCGGGAGCTGCTTGAGATCTGA
- a CDS encoding 4Fe-4S binding protein: protein MLKKLSFWNTVSRILFLLLTPAFFRWFNFGFIWHSIYWGVWSIVVLIWLGFILVSPLFGRIGCGWFCFVGTTQDLPFGYGVFMQKKRKPITWLRLLAPFAFLASSITFFLIRKNGGEISGFRFEPGFFSTELNSHYQHIWIYDTVGALILGLLLEKRWACKNLCVMGFFTALGSTWSRLIPVINTEACNYCARCEAVCLVNIPLTAYTDSRNGLVTSSECILCGRCVDTCSKKAISIRFVWNRKKHRDKSLSPVY, encoded by the coding sequence ATGCTTAAGAAATTGTCCTTCTGGAACACGGTCAGCCGGATTCTGTTCCTGCTGTTAACTCCGGCCTTTTTTCGCTGGTTTAACTTCGGTTTTATCTGGCATTCCATCTACTGGGGAGTATGGAGCATCGTGGTCCTGATCTGGCTCGGGTTTATTCTGGTTTCTCCACTGTTCGGGCGCATCGGGTGCGGCTGGTTCTGCTTTGTGGGAACCACGCAGGATCTGCCCTTCGGATACGGGGTTTTCATGCAAAAGAAACGAAAGCCCATTACCTGGCTTCGACTACTGGCGCCGTTTGCATTTCTGGCATCTTCGATCACCTTTTTCCTGATCCGGAAGAACGGGGGTGAGATCAGCGGGTTTCGCTTTGAGCCCGGCTTCTTCTCCACGGAACTGAATTCCCATTATCAGCATATCTGGATCTATGATACCGTCGGAGCACTGATCCTGGGACTTTTGCTCGAGAAGCGATGGGCCTGTAAGAATCTCTGCGTTATGGGATTCTTCACAGCCCTTGGATCCACATGGTCGAGGCTGATCCCGGTCATCAATACGGAAGCCTGCAACTACTGTGCCAGGTGCGAAGCCGTATGCCTGGTCAATATCCCCTTAACAGCATATACAGATAGCCGGAACGGATTAGTCACCAGTTCGGAGTGCATCCTCTGTGGCAGATGCGTGGATACCTGCAGCAAGAAGGCCATAAGCATACGCTTTGTCTGGAACCGGAAAAAACACCGGGATAAATCTCTTTCTCCGGTTTATTAA
- a CDS encoding TPM domain-containing protein, producing the protein MKKLSAWVLLILLFATVRVARSAEIPYLTGRVNDYAQILSENGRELLGAKLKEHEDRTTNQIVVLTIPSLEGESIEDYSNLVYNEWKLGLKDRDNGILIVVVPYEKQMRIEVGYGLEGVITDLMAGRIIREIMAPMFREGDFEGGITEGALAVIGVLEGQELPEYMNESSDSSSYSGFSDLESPDMSLGARILLVPLFLAS; encoded by the coding sequence ATGAAAAAGTTATCAGCATGGGTTCTGCTCATTCTCCTGTTTGCGACGGTTCGGGTTGCCCGGAGTGCAGAAATTCCTTATTTAACCGGAAGAGTGAACGACTATGCCCAGATCCTTTCGGAGAATGGGAGAGAATTGCTGGGAGCGAAACTGAAGGAGCATGAAGACAGGACCACGAACCAGATTGTGGTCCTGACCATCCCTTCGCTGGAGGGGGAGAGCATCGAGGATTATTCAAACCTGGTCTACAACGAATGGAAATTGGGACTGAAAGACAGGGATAACGGTATTCTTATCGTGGTAGTCCCCTATGAAAAACAGATGAGGATCGAGGTGGGTTACGGCCTGGAGGGTGTGATAACGGATCTGATGGCCGGCCGCATCATCCGGGAGATCATGGCGCCCATGTTCAGGGAAGGGGACTTTGAAGGAGGAATTACAGAGGGTGCCCTGGCTGTAATAGGTGTTCTCGAGGGCCAGGAACTTCCCGAATACATGAATGAAAGCTCCGATTCTTCTTCCTATTCAGGCTTTTCGGATCTTGAAAGTCCGGATATGTCCCTGGGTGCGCGGATCCTGTTGGTGCCTTTATTTTTGGCCTCATAG
- a CDS encoding TPM domain-containing protein, with product MKQILSDNDRALLDKRIAETEQLTRAQIVVASVLCSDSYAEIPWKAFAFGVSIASLLCLLMNLFLLGWLRETLLLVSVVVILATGILAVLLTILFPGFTRLFLSSHRKETETRQYAESLFLSRELFSTHDRRGILLMASQFERQMVILPDKGVRDLLGVEVLSKLISNMKDQLRRRELRQAMETGLDGIRTALDSPVPGRTRTNELSDEIIEEEGL from the coding sequence ATGAAACAAATTCTTTCAGACAACGATCGCGCCCTGCTCGATAAGCGCATCGCTGAAACTGAACAGCTGACCAGGGCACAGATCGTAGTGGCTTCGGTCCTGTGTAGCGACAGTTATGCGGAAATCCCCTGGAAAGCTTTTGCCTTCGGGGTTTCGATTGCGAGCCTGCTTTGCCTGTTGATGAACCTGTTTTTACTGGGCTGGCTCAGGGAAACTTTGTTACTTGTTTCAGTGGTAGTCATTCTTGCCACCGGGATTTTAGCGGTGCTACTGACCATCCTGTTTCCGGGATTTACCAGGTTGTTCCTGTCCTCGCACCGGAAAGAAACGGAAACCAGGCAATATGCCGAATCGCTTTTCCTTTCCCGTGAACTTTTTTCCACGCACGACCGGAGGGGAATCCTACTGATGGCCAGTCAGTTCGAACGGCAGATGGTGATTCTTCCAGACAAAGGCGTCCGGGATCTGCTGGGTGTGGAGGTCCTTTCGAAACTTATATCAAATATGAAAGATCAGCTCCGGAGAAGAGAACTGAGGCAAGCCATGGAGACCGGCCTTGACGGGATCCGGACTGCGCTGGATTCCCCTGTACCGGGCCGGACCAGAACAAACGAACTTTCAGATGAAATTATTGAGGAGGAGGGCTTATGA
- a CDS encoding DUF1207 domain-containing protein produces the protein MKIIPVCAILLILSFSALKGQDKEHFFFKDSYILKPFLSEIRSTAIKAELARLNTLDENYYVSDYTGRPFIEVHLGTELPVYYLVNRQKDFKFSAGGFIGNILLIDMFEEHTAPVINTDYFFGLKAAAIKYVDHPYIRNIGLKMVPVFHESTHLGDEFSIHGHHDLPGFNRVNVSYEAWEIAAVINDPDTIQSNLLSAKLGFHRLWNPGKGYYSTDSLETKGLMVPPSEKNYEYYVQLNWQRTRGFLCSGRWMNVLSVEANNRLQFSYDDAVREKRSWNINLYLGWKYLAGNSGHHLGFFFRYYAGIIPYGQFRNTPGYRYAGLSIVYH, from the coding sequence ATGAAGATAATCCCTGTTTGTGCCATCCTTCTGATCCTTTCCTTTTCCGCCTTAAAGGGGCAGGACAAGGAGCATTTTTTTTTCAAGGACTCCTACATCCTGAAACCTTTTCTCTCTGAAATCAGGAGCACTGCCATAAAAGCTGAGCTGGCCCGGCTGAATACACTGGATGAGAATTACTATGTAAGCGACTATACCGGCAGGCCCTTTATAGAGGTACATCTTGGGACCGAACTCCCGGTGTATTACCTGGTCAACCGGCAAAAAGATTTCAAATTCAGTGCCGGCGGCTTTATCGGGAATATCTTGCTGATCGATATGTTTGAAGAGCATACGGCCCCTGTGATCAACACAGATTACTTCTTCGGATTAAAAGCCGCTGCCATTAAATACGTCGATCATCCCTACATCCGGAACATCGGACTGAAGATGGTTCCCGTGTTTCATGAAAGCACCCACCTGGGAGATGAATTCTCCATCCACGGCCATCATGACCTTCCCGGCTTTAACCGGGTCAATGTTTCCTATGAAGCCTGGGAAATAGCCGCTGTCATCAATGATCCGGATACCATTCAATCCAATCTGCTTTCGGCAAAGCTGGGGTTCCACAGGCTGTGGAATCCCGGCAAAGGGTACTATTCAACGGACAGCCTTGAAACAAAAGGGCTTATGGTACCCCCCTCCGAAAAAAACTATGAATATTATGTTCAGCTGAACTGGCAGCGCACCCGGGGATTTCTTTGTTCCGGCAGATGGATGAATGTACTATCCGTGGAGGCAAATAACAGGCTCCAATTCAGCTACGATGATGCTGTCCGGGAGAAGAGAAGCTGGAATATCAACCTCTATCTGGGTTGGAAATATCTCGCTGGAAATTCAGGTCATCACCTGGGATTCTTTTTCAGGTATTACGCCGGGATCATTCCTTACGGGCAATTCAGGAATACTCCGGGATACCGCTATGCCGGCCTGAGCATCGTTTATCACTGA
- a CDS encoding T9SS type A sorting domain-containing protein, translating to MDGDGFNEIVLLGGNLVGATNQVAIADINAVKPGPEFIFAGFDGRIHALASDKSELWSFIYTTLTNVLTGGVVIGDLSGDGLPEVLFNTYSTENDQGALFILDAGGKLLHRIIIPRRGAMPVPTLADIDNNGTAEIVVSLKDAVDNVESVLVYTLPSSSADKLIWSTGRGNYLRNGWWTEPDSGPNSVEDVNGKALQYRLDQNYPNPFHSSTQIKFCLADPVDVSIDVYNTLGKNVVTLLEKPLHAGHHEVVLSARDLSGGIYFYKIRAGAFQEVKKMIILK from the coding sequence GTGGATGGCGACGGCTTCAATGAGATCGTGCTCCTGGGAGGGAATCTGGTGGGGGCGACCAACCAGGTTGCGATTGCCGATATCAATGCGGTCAAACCGGGCCCGGAATTTATTTTTGCCGGATTCGACGGCAGGATTCATGCCCTTGCTTCAGATAAAAGTGAACTATGGTCATTTATTTATACCACCCTTACCAACGTTTTGACAGGGGGAGTAGTGATCGGCGATCTTTCCGGGGACGGTCTCCCTGAGGTCTTGTTTAATACCTATTCCACAGAAAACGATCAGGGGGCACTTTTTATTCTGGATGCGGGCGGTAAGCTGCTTCACCGGATAATTATTCCCCGCCGGGGTGCCATGCCGGTACCCACCCTGGCCGATATCGATAACAATGGAACCGCAGAAATTGTCGTATCCCTGAAGGATGCTGTGGATAATGTGGAAAGTGTGCTGGTTTATACGCTTCCTTCATCTTCGGCCGACAAGCTGATCTGGTCAACGGGCCGGGGGAACTACTTGCGCAACGGCTGGTGGACAGAACCTGATTCGGGTCCCAACAGCGTGGAGGATGTCAACGGGAAAGCCCTGCAATACCGGCTTGACCAGAACTATCCGAATCCCTTTCATTCATCCACTCAGATTAAGTTCTGTCTGGCAGATCCCGTCGATGTAAGCATTGATGTATATAACACCCTGGGCAAAAATGTAGTGACGCTCCTCGAAAAGCCGTTACATGCAGGCCATCATGAAGTTGTACTCAGCGCCCGGGATTTGTCAGGCGGCATCTATTTTTATAAAATTCGTGCCGGTGCATTCCAGGAGGTGAAGAAGATGATAATTCTAAAATAG
- a CDS encoding VCBS repeat-containing protein translates to MAHRPLRLAITAFLLAGMTMSPFTQSLFAQAQKSHLKNGAALEEPVLLLTLKDRWEEALLGSPAVSDIDTNGVQEIIVPRANALVVWKADGSLFWKFNDTPGRIFAGPVVADFRGDSCEEIAFATSDQVFLLDAEGNLLSGFPVTWEGELRSLAGGDIDGDGELDLLASPAMVLPTDVVNAWHADGTLVEGFPPNSAGSSSCDEDCFPAGSYDQNIAVGDLDGDLKMDIVVTHDNIHASFYKGSGEAFDTNDMFQSCTKTPGVPYLHDLALAMQGWSGNQEVDL, encoded by the coding sequence ATGGCACATCGACCTTTACGACTGGCAATAACAGCTTTTCTTCTGGCGGGTATGACAATGAGTCCATTTACACAGTCTTTATTTGCACAGGCACAAAAGAGTCACCTGAAGAACGGTGCAGCTTTGGAAGAACCGGTTTTATTACTCACACTCAAAGATCGTTGGGAGGAAGCATTGCTGGGTTCGCCGGCCGTATCTGACATTGACACCAATGGCGTTCAGGAAATCATCGTTCCGCGAGCCAATGCACTCGTGGTCTGGAAGGCTGACGGGTCCCTTTTCTGGAAGTTTAACGATACCCCTGGCCGGATATTTGCGGGCCCCGTTGTTGCTGATTTTCGCGGTGACTCCTGTGAGGAAATTGCTTTTGCAACAAGTGACCAGGTTTTTTTGCTTGACGCAGAGGGCAATCTGCTTTCCGGTTTTCCCGTCACCTGGGAAGGCGAGTTACGCAGTCTGGCCGGTGGTGATATTGATGGAGACGGAGAACTTGATCTGCTGGCGTCCCCGGCCATGGTATTACCCACTGACGTGGTGAATGCATGGCATGCCGATGGTACTCTGGTGGAAGGTTTTCCTCCAAATAGTGCCGGATCGAGTAGCTGTGATGAAGACTGTTTTCCTGCCGGAAGCTATGACCAGAACATAGCCGTGGGAGACCTTGACGGAGATCTTAAAATGGATATCGTTGTAACTCACGACAATATACACGCAAGTTTTTATAAGGGTTCGGGGGAAGCTTTCGATACAAATGACATGTTCCAGAGTTGCACAAAAACCCCCGGTGTACCCTATCTGCACGATTTGGCTCTCGCTATGCAGGGCTGGTCAGGTAACCAGGAAGTGGATCTGTAA
- a CDS encoding cytochrome c3 family protein produces MNRISSYIQTLALLLLLTGFQTISLFAQLSPGDLAKAHAHLEGMSNCVKCHVLRKQVSNEKCLDCHREIASRIEANRGYHVSVEVKGKECASCHNDHHGRNFEMIRFDRDRFGHSLTGYTLQGAHGRIGCSQCHKKEFIGDPELRERTDTYLGLGQACKDCHEDYHQGDLGVNCSSCHGYEHFRPAPGFNHNNSAFRLAGKHQSVDCAACHRTTTRNGRETRIFRGGAHGNCTDCHRDVHENRFGQDCNKCHTELSFKQIKNAGDFDHAATGFPLKGKHESLSCTSCHKNGYSGTLKHSRCADCHTDCHRKQFTTVSSVPDCAECHSEQGFSPSLFTIQRHNSLPFALDGAHRATPCFDCHRKDERWEFREIGKTCSDCHQDIHAGVLDSKYYPDKQCTACHQDSRWSDISFDHALTGYLLEGAHRNQSCRACHMSTGEQVSPVQKFSRLSSDCLEYHREVHNRQFGTLGISCLKCHDYFDWKVGLFDHSLTAFPLDGKHRDVDCAKCHPQVTEGDLIYTRYKPISTTCESCH; encoded by the coding sequence TTGAACAGAATAAGCTCTTATATACAAACCCTGGCGCTGCTGCTCCTTCTTACTGGTTTCCAGACAATTTCGCTTTTTGCCCAGCTTAGTCCGGGTGATCTGGCTAAGGCCCATGCACACCTGGAGGGGATGTCCAATTGTGTCAAATGCCACGTTCTGCGAAAGCAGGTCTCCAATGAAAAATGTCTGGACTGCCACCGGGAGATCGCATCGAGAATCGAAGCCAACAGGGGATATCATGTTTCAGTGGAGGTGAAGGGAAAGGAATGTGCCTCGTGCCACAATGACCACCACGGCAGGAATTTTGAGATGATCCGTTTCGACAGGGACCGGTTCGGGCATTCTCTGACGGGATACACGCTACAGGGTGCCCATGGAAGGATCGGTTGCAGCCAGTGTCATAAAAAGGAATTTATCGGGGATCCGGAGCTCAGGGAAAGGACAGACACTTACCTGGGGCTCGGGCAGGCCTGTAAGGATTGCCATGAGGACTACCACCAGGGGGACCTGGGGGTGAATTGCAGCTCCTGTCACGGGTATGAGCATTTCCGGCCGGCCCCTGGATTCAACCACAACAATTCCGCTTTCAGGCTGGCGGGGAAACACCAATCGGTCGATTGTGCAGCATGCCACCGGACCACTACCAGGAACGGCAGGGAAACCCGTATCTTCAGGGGGGGTGCCCATGGTAATTGCACCGACTGCCACCGGGATGTGCATGAGAACCGCTTCGGGCAGGACTGCAATAAGTGCCATACGGAGCTTTCCTTTAAGCAGATCAAAAATGCCGGGGATTTTGACCATGCGGCCACCGGCTTTCCTTTGAAAGGAAAACACGAATCGTTATCCTGCACCTCCTGCCACAAGAACGGGTACTCGGGAACGCTGAAGCATTCCCGCTGCGCCGACTGCCATACGGACTGCCACCGGAAACAATTCACCACCGTGTCGTCAGTGCCCGACTGCGCTGAATGCCATAGCGAACAAGGGTTTTCCCCCTCGCTGTTCACCATCCAGCGGCATAACAGTTTGCCCTTTGCCCTGGACGGGGCCCACCGGGCCACACCCTGCTTCGACTGTCACCGGAAAGATGAGCGCTGGGAATTCAGGGAGATCGGTAAAACCTGCAGTGACTGCCACCAGGACATCCATGCCGGGGTCCTCGATTCAAAGTATTATCCGGATAAGCAGTGTACGGCCTGCCACCAGGATTCCCGGTGGAGTGATATCTCCTTTGATCATGCTTTGACAGGATACCTTTTGGAAGGGGCCCACCGGAATCAGTCCTGCCGGGCCTGTCATATGAGTACCGGCGAACAGGTTTCACCGGTACAAAAATTCTCCAGACTGTCTTCCGATTGTCTGGAATACCACCGGGAGGTACATAACCGGCAGTTTGGCACCCTGGGTATTTCCTGCCTGAAATGCCACGATTACTTCGACTGGAAAGTGGGGCTTTTCGACCATTCACTCACTGCCTTCCCGCTGGACGGGAAGCACCGGGACGTGGACTGCGCCAAATGCCATCCGCAGGTAACAGAGGGCGATCTGATTTACACACGTTACAAACCCATATCCACCACATGCGAATCCTGCCACTGA